A part of Terriglobus roseus genomic DNA contains:
- a CDS encoding CDGSH iron-sulfur domain-containing protein: protein MSEQAPVTITVRPNGPLRVEGHIRLIDADGAEWDLTGKPAVSLCRCGASEKRPFCDGAHNRIGFQCMTSPGNLTGK, encoded by the coding sequence ATGTCTGAACAGGCCCCTGTAACCATCACCGTCCGCCCCAACGGCCCGCTCCGCGTGGAAGGCCACATCCGCCTCATCGACGCCGACGGCGCTGAATGGGATCTCACCGGCAAGCCCGCCGTATCCCTTTGCCGTTGCGGCGCCAGCGAAAAGCGCCCCTTCTGCGACGGTGCCCACAACCGCATCGGCTTCCAGTGCATGACCTCGCCCGGTAACCTCACCGGCAAGTAA
- a CDS encoding S10 family peptidase, whose amino-acid sequence MDPRARLVAVSALSFLLLPFSLCAQEAPAAAKPEAPAANAAQQQRAGRPANAGAPAGNAAEGELPIPAETTSVTHHDWTAGSRPVHYTATVGVLLIHGEGQDAKPIGTMSYTAYTEDGVPAKSRPVTFFYNGGPGSATIWLHMGSMGPIRVLTKSPEASGAPPYEWVQNQYSLIDKSDLVFIDAPLTGYSRLVGKGKATDFQGVDQDVRAFNKFITRYITVNQRWSSPKYLFGESYGTPRSAALVASLNNDGIAFNGVTLLSSVLNYFVNSPGYDLDTKRYIPSFAAIAWYHNRVPHTGTMQDFVQKAREFTRGEYATALDQGDMLPAAEFDAVATKLAGFTGLSVAYCKQVKLRIDPSRFRKELLRDKGLTLGRYDARFEGTDTDDAGETPGYDPSDTGISGAYVGAFHEYMQKELKYNPDTTYDLRAPGGNWDWHHRPSGLRGGGGGGQAPAEPNTVTDLSDAMRKNPSLRVFSANGWYDLATPFFGTEHDLAQMMLPKSQLGNVKYGYYPAGHMVYLNVDALKSMHDDLEKWYSEK is encoded by the coding sequence TTGGACCCGCGCGCTCGACTTGTTGCTGTATCCGCGCTTTCGTTTTTGCTGCTCCCCTTCTCGCTCTGCGCGCAGGAAGCTCCCGCTGCTGCGAAGCCTGAAGCTCCTGCAGCCAATGCTGCCCAGCAGCAGCGTGCTGGACGTCCTGCCAATGCTGGCGCTCCTGCTGGCAATGCTGCTGAAGGCGAGTTGCCGATTCCGGCGGAGACTACCTCTGTTACGCATCATGATTGGACTGCTGGTTCGCGTCCTGTGCACTACACGGCAACGGTTGGCGTTCTGCTGATCCATGGTGAGGGGCAGGATGCGAAGCCGATTGGCACGATGTCATACACGGCCTACACCGAGGATGGTGTGCCTGCGAAGTCGCGTCCGGTGACGTTCTTCTACAACGGTGGACCTGGTTCGGCGACGATCTGGTTGCACATGGGTTCGATGGGACCGATCCGCGTGTTGACCAAGAGCCCTGAGGCTTCTGGTGCTCCGCCGTATGAGTGGGTGCAGAACCAGTACAGCCTGATTGATAAGTCAGACCTCGTCTTTATTGATGCGCCTTTGACTGGTTATTCGCGACTGGTTGGTAAGGGTAAGGCTACGGACTTCCAGGGTGTGGATCAGGACGTTCGTGCGTTCAACAAGTTCATTACGCGCTACATCACGGTGAATCAGCGTTGGTCGTCGCCGAAGTATCTGTTTGGCGAGAGCTACGGCACGCCGCGTTCGGCTGCGCTGGTGGCTTCGCTGAACAACGACGGCATTGCTTTCAATGGCGTGACACTGCTGTCGTCGGTGCTGAACTACTTTGTGAACTCGCCGGGCTATGACCTGGATACGAAGCGCTACATCCCGAGCTTTGCGGCGATTGCCTGGTATCACAACCGGGTTCCGCATACTGGAACGATGCAGGACTTTGTGCAGAAGGCACGCGAGTTTACGCGTGGTGAGTATGCGACCGCACTGGATCAGGGCGACATGCTTCCTGCGGCTGAGTTCGATGCTGTGGCCACGAAGCTGGCAGGATTTACGGGACTCTCCGTGGCGTACTGCAAGCAGGTGAAGCTGCGCATTGATCCGTCGCGCTTCCGCAAGGAGTTGTTGCGCGATAAGGGTCTGACGCTGGGCCGTTACGATGCTCGCTTTGAAGGCACGGACACGGATGATGCGGGTGAAACGCCGGGTTATGACCCGTCGGACACGGGCATTTCGGGTGCTTATGTGGGTGCGTTCCACGAGTACATGCAGAAGGAGTTGAAGTACAACCCCGACACCACGTATGACCTGCGCGCTCCGGGTGGCAACTGGGATTGGCATCACCGTCCCTCTGGTTTGCGTGGCGGCGGTGGCGGTGGGCAGGCTCCTGCAGAGCCGAACACTGTGACCGATCTGTCAGACGCGATGCGTAAGAACCCCAGCCTGCGTGTGTTCTCTGCGAATGGCTGGTATGACTTGGCGACTCCGTTCTTTGGCACGGAGCATGACCTGGCCCAGATGATGTTGCCGAAGTCGCAGCTTGGCAACGTGAAGTATGGGTACTATCCGGCGGGACACATGGTGTATCTGAATGTGGATGCGCTGAAGTCAATGCACGACGACCTGGAGAAGTGGTACTCCGAGAAGTAA
- a CDS encoding c-type cytochrome, with amino-acid sequence MRLRALLGGIEITMANRLLVSFSAFAVLAIGVSATAFQAGSQRTPRVSYEAPPELQHTDLPQWPYTPTPPKGTAVVAPDDGEAHHLPGSTKAFTTKEIDGASAVDWFPDSHPKAPAPVIDGKPGVYRACGTCHLINGYGKSDTENLNGMPVAYMQQQLEDMKGDLRHASVVNMGVITMIPVAKALPADDAKEALEYFHSIGPAKWVRVVETDTVPKTMPGPHRLTAVDPSGAKEPIGNRIIELPENFDRTMLRDPTSGFVAYVPVGSIKKGEVLVKTGAGGRTMACVACHGADLHGGGDTIPPLAGRSPSATGRQLYDFKTGARHGKNSSMMQPVVAKLTDEDIVNISAYLASLAQ; translated from the coding sequence ATGCGTCTCCGAGCACTTTTGGGCGGTATCGAAATCACTATGGCAAATCGGCTTCTCGTCTCTTTTTCTGCGTTCGCGGTGCTTGCAATTGGTGTTTCCGCTACAGCGTTCCAGGCGGGTTCACAGCGCACTCCACGCGTAAGTTACGAGGCTCCGCCGGAGTTGCAACACACCGATTTGCCGCAATGGCCTTACACGCCTACGCCGCCGAAGGGCACGGCTGTCGTTGCGCCTGATGATGGCGAAGCGCATCATCTGCCAGGCAGCACAAAGGCGTTCACCACGAAAGAGATCGACGGCGCGAGCGCTGTGGATTGGTTTCCGGACTCACACCCAAAGGCTCCGGCGCCGGTCATTGACGGCAAGCCTGGCGTGTACCGGGCCTGCGGCACCTGCCATTTGATCAACGGCTATGGCAAGTCCGATACGGAGAATCTCAACGGGATGCCTGTTGCCTACATGCAACAGCAGCTTGAGGACATGAAGGGCGATTTACGACACGCGTCCGTGGTGAACATGGGCGTGATCACGATGATTCCGGTGGCGAAGGCTCTGCCCGCAGACGATGCCAAGGAGGCATTGGAGTACTTTCACTCCATTGGGCCCGCAAAGTGGGTGCGGGTGGTTGAGACCGATACCGTTCCAAAGACGATGCCAGGACCACATCGATTGACGGCTGTTGATCCGAGTGGTGCGAAGGAGCCGATCGGCAATCGCATCATTGAACTGCCAGAGAATTTTGATCGCACCATGTTGCGTGATCCAACGTCAGGCTTTGTGGCATATGTACCAGTGGGCAGCATAAAGAAGGGTGAGGTGCTGGTGAAGACGGGCGCAGGCGGAAGAACGATGGCTTGCGTTGCGTGCCACGGTGCTGATCTGCATGGTGGAGGGGATACGATTCCGCCACTTGCGGGACGGAGCCCGAGCGCTACAGGGCGACAGTTGTATGACTTCAAGACCGGTGCCCGGCATGGAAAGAACTCGAGCATGATGCAGCCGGTCGTTGCGAAGCTGACCGACGAGGATATCGTGAATATCTCCGCCTATCTTGCGAGTCTGGCGCAGTAG
- a CDS encoding NUDIX domain-containing protein produces the protein MQEKPIRTLESRIVYQNKWSRVREDIIERADGQRGIYGVLDKDPACIIIPLEHTPEGDFLTLVHQYRYTVEASYYEFPQGGWEQGEDVDIEALARGELREETGLTAGKMTRLAANWIAYGAMRQRHHVWLAQDLTQGEAQLEAEEHGLTVHRVSVDEFEQMIFDGRVEDNCTLAAWATYLVWKRRS, from the coding sequence ATGCAGGAAAAGCCAATCCGCACGCTCGAGAGTCGCATCGTTTACCAAAACAAATGGTCCCGTGTCCGAGAGGACATCATCGAGCGAGCCGACGGTCAGCGCGGCATCTACGGCGTCCTGGACAAGGATCCTGCCTGCATCATCATCCCGTTGGAGCACACTCCCGAAGGCGACTTCCTGACGCTTGTACATCAGTACCGTTACACCGTGGAAGCCAGCTACTACGAGTTCCCGCAGGGTGGTTGGGAACAGGGTGAAGACGTGGACATCGAAGCCCTCGCACGCGGCGAACTCCGCGAGGAAACTGGTCTCACAGCAGGGAAGATGACTCGCCTCGCCGCCAACTGGATCGCCTATGGCGCCATGCGCCAACGCCATCACGTCTGGCTGGCACAGGACTTGACACAGGGTGAGGCGCAACTGGAGGCCGAGGAACACGGCCTGACCGTACACCGGGTCAGCGTCGACGAGTTCGAACAAATGATCTTCGACGGTCGCGTGGAAGACAACTGCACACTCGCCGCGTGGGCAACGTATCTCGTGTGGAAACGCCGCAGTTAG
- a CDS encoding vWA domain-containing protein: MKRTRYTKFQGDFAGGIGLDDLMEALGDFLLDSGFQDPWSEFQELNGDHTMENLREAIKQVMESGDFLDEEMQQQYDEMNQEQREEMLDSLVERMQQGDYIQQEGGEATEMQGQVGPGEIAQPAPPQGEARFHVTDKSMDFLSYKSLRDLLGGMGRAISGRHDTRYEASGIEASGSSKPYEFGDVMNLDVNATLSNALQREGLSVPLSVEYNDLVIHQSEYQSSCATVVMLDCSHSMILYGEDRFTPAKRVAMALSHLIRTQFPGDSLHLVLFHDSAEELPIQAVARVKVGPYYTNTREGLRLARRILARSNKDMKQIVMITDGKPSALTLEDGRIYRNAFGLDPMVIAETLEEVNRCKRSNIVINTFMLAQDYALMQFVQKVSAMCKGKAYFTSPDRLGSYVLQDFMTRRMKTIH, from the coding sequence ATGAAGCGTACGCGCTACACGAAGTTCCAGGGCGACTTTGCCGGAGGCATCGGGCTTGATGACCTGATGGAGGCTCTCGGAGACTTTCTGCTGGATAGCGGATTTCAGGATCCGTGGTCAGAGTTCCAGGAACTGAACGGCGATCACACGATGGAGAACCTTCGTGAAGCCATCAAGCAGGTGATGGAATCCGGCGACTTCCTCGACGAAGAGATGCAGCAGCAGTACGACGAAATGAATCAAGAACAGCGCGAAGAAATGCTGGATTCACTCGTGGAGCGGATGCAGCAAGGGGACTACATCCAGCAGGAGGGTGGGGAGGCTACGGAGATGCAGGGGCAGGTGGGGCCGGGGGAGATTGCACAGCCCGCACCGCCGCAGGGAGAGGCTCGCTTCCACGTCACCGACAAGAGCATGGACTTCCTGAGCTACAAGTCCCTGCGGGACCTGCTGGGTGGAATGGGGCGCGCTATCAGTGGTCGGCATGACACTCGGTATGAGGCCAGCGGGATTGAGGCGAGTGGATCCTCCAAGCCGTATGAGTTCGGTGACGTGATGAACCTGGACGTCAACGCTACGCTGTCCAATGCCCTGCAACGTGAGGGTCTGTCTGTGCCGCTGAGCGTGGAGTATAACGACCTGGTGATCCATCAGAGTGAGTACCAGTCGTCGTGCGCTACGGTGGTGATGCTGGACTGTTCGCACTCCATGATCCTGTATGGCGAGGATCGGTTCACACCGGCCAAGCGTGTCGCGATGGCGTTGTCGCACCTGATCCGCACGCAGTTCCCTGGCGACTCGCTGCACCTGGTGCTGTTCCATGACTCCGCTGAGGAGTTGCCGATACAGGCAGTGGCGCGTGTGAAGGTTGGGCCCTACTACACCAATACGCGCGAGGGTCTGCGGTTGGCGCGGCGCATCCTTGCACGCAGCAACAAGGACATGAAGCAGATCGTGATGATCACGGATGGCAAGCCATCCGCGCTGACGCTGGAGGATGGTCGCATCTACCGCAACGCGTTCGGCCTTGATCCCATGGTGATTGCCGAGACGCTGGAAGAGGTGAACCGCTGCAAGCGCAGCAACATCGTGATCAACACCTTCATGCTGGCGCAGGACTATGCGCTGATGCAGTTCGTGCAGAAGGTGAGTGCGATGTGTAAGGGCAAGGCTTACTTCACCAGCCCGGATCGTTTAGGTAGCTATGTGCTGCAGGACTTCATGACGCGGCGGATGAAGACGATCCACTAA
- a CDS encoding magnesium chelatase — MATHHTIPSHLPQTLGELRNSEWTIDRVSRSVKDELRDNLIAKLRAKETIFPGIVGYEDTVVPQIVNAVLSRHNFILLGLRGQAKSRILRGLTTLLDPVVPYVAGSEIRDNPYVPLSAYAKLLIAEKADATPIAWLTPDERYVEKLATPDVTVADLIGDVDPIKAAKSGELLSSELTMHYGLLPRANRGIFAVNELPDLAGKIQVALFNIMQEGDVQIKGYPVRLQLDVALTFSANPEDYTARGKIVTPLKDRIGSEIRTHYLDSLEQAISVTEQEAWSTRAALDVHIPRYIREVVEQIAFVAREDKRVDKRSGVSQRLPISVMELVLSNAERRALQHGETVAVPRIGDIYTAMPGITGKIELEYEGEMRGADTVVRDVIRTAVQRTFDGYFAEANTQQIEQWFNLGGTVQLSDAVAAEGSLKELQQIQGLFDKLKPLSLPNRASAEVLVSAAEFLLEGMTAHKRISRTEERSFTAAEKQARKERAQNFHEEVREREREDWQNRNRSKRGFN, encoded by the coding sequence ATGGCCACACACCACACGATTCCGTCACATCTTCCCCAGACACTTGGCGAACTTCGCAACAGCGAGTGGACCATCGACCGCGTATCGCGCTCCGTCAAAGACGAACTGCGCGACAACCTAATCGCAAAGCTACGTGCCAAGGAAACTATTTTCCCTGGCATCGTTGGTTATGAGGATACCGTGGTGCCGCAGATTGTGAATGCCGTGCTGTCACGGCATAACTTCATTCTGCTGGGTTTACGCGGACAAGCGAAGAGCCGCATCCTCCGTGGGTTAACGACTCTGCTTGATCCTGTTGTGCCGTACGTTGCAGGGTCGGAGATTCGTGACAATCCGTACGTCCCTCTTTCCGCGTATGCCAAGCTGCTGATCGCTGAGAAGGCCGATGCAACTCCTATCGCATGGCTTACACCCGACGAACGGTATGTCGAGAAGCTCGCAACACCGGATGTAACCGTTGCCGACTTGATCGGCGATGTTGATCCCATCAAAGCAGCCAAGTCGGGCGAGTTGCTGAGCAGCGAACTCACGATGCATTACGGTCTACTGCCGCGCGCCAATCGTGGCATCTTCGCCGTCAATGAATTACCTGACCTTGCGGGCAAGATTCAGGTGGCACTGTTCAACATCATGCAGGAAGGTGACGTGCAGATTAAGGGATATCCCGTACGTCTGCAGTTGGATGTTGCTCTTACCTTCTCCGCGAATCCGGAAGACTACACCGCACGCGGCAAGATCGTGACGCCGTTGAAGGATCGCATCGGCTCCGAGATTCGCACGCACTATCTCGACTCGCTGGAACAGGCGATCTCGGTAACCGAGCAGGAAGCGTGGAGCACGCGCGCTGCACTGGACGTACACATTCCGCGTTACATCCGCGAAGTGGTTGAGCAGATTGCCTTCGTTGCACGCGAAGACAAGCGAGTGGACAAGCGCAGTGGTGTGTCGCAGCGACTGCCCATCTCCGTGATGGAGCTTGTGCTGTCCAACGCCGAACGTCGTGCGTTGCAACATGGCGAAACAGTTGCGGTGCCGCGCATCGGCGATATATACACGGCGATGCCAGGCATCACAGGCAAGATCGAGCTGGAATACGAAGGCGAGATGCGCGGCGCAGACACAGTTGTTCGTGATGTGATTCGTACTGCCGTACAACGTACATTCGATGGTTACTTCGCAGAAGCGAACACGCAACAGATTGAACAGTGGTTCAATCTTGGTGGAACGGTGCAACTCTCAGATGCAGTTGCAGCAGAAGGCTCACTGAAGGAGCTGCAACAGATTCAGGGACTCTTCGACAAGCTAAAGCCGTTATCACTCCCGAATCGCGCTTCCGCCGAAGTGCTTGTATCTGCTGCAGAGTTCCTCCTGGAAGGCATGACTGCGCACAAACGCATTAGTCGTACGGAAGAGCGCAGCTTCACCGCCGCTGAGAAGCAGGCGCGCAAGGAACGCGCGCAGAACTTCCACGAGGAGGTTCGCGAGCGTGAGCGCGAAGACTGGCAAAACCGCAACCGCAGCAAGCGAGGCTTCAACTAA
- a CDS encoding MgtC/SapB family protein: MPLHITPSQIALRLLLATVASMLIGLNRDEHSRPAGMRTNMLVTIAATLMMLQVNLLLPMDNRSSTSYIGLDLMRLPLGVLSGIGFIGAGAILKKENTAIGVTTAATLWYSTILGLLFGGGQLVLGIVGTFIAAFILIVLRPIEASIPRNHTGILTLICTEGGPSEQQLRSGIEAAQCRVISWASEYDSPTHLAQVRVELTWRAPNTRNIHRPVGLDTLRTIPGVMGFRWQR, from the coding sequence ATGCCGCTGCATATTACGCCTTCTCAGATCGCTCTTCGATTACTACTGGCTACCGTGGCCAGCATGTTGATCGGCCTGAACCGCGATGAACACAGCCGACCCGCAGGAATGCGCACCAACATGCTGGTCACCATTGCGGCGACGCTCATGATGTTGCAGGTCAATCTGTTGCTGCCCATGGATAATCGCTCGTCCACTTCGTACATTGGGCTGGACCTCATGCGTCTTCCGCTTGGAGTTCTCTCGGGCATTGGCTTCATTGGCGCAGGCGCCATACTGAAAAAAGAGAACACCGCCATCGGCGTTACCACTGCGGCGACACTCTGGTACAGCACCATACTCGGACTTCTTTTCGGCGGCGGTCAGCTTGTGCTGGGTATCGTGGGCACCTTTATTGCAGCCTTCATTTTGATCGTGCTGCGGCCTATCGAAGCTTCTATTCCCCGTAACCACACCGGTATCCTTACGTTAATCTGCACTGAAGGAGGCCCTTCCGAACAACAATTACGTTCTGGGATAGAGGCAGCACAGTGTCGAGTCATCAGCTGGGCCTCAGAGTACGATTCGCCCACTCACCTGGCGCAGGTGCGCGTGGAGCTGACATGGCGTGCTCCCAATACCAGAAACATCCATCGCCCTGTCGGTCTGGATACTCTGCGTACCATTCCTGGAGTCATGGGCTTCCGCTGGCAGCGATAA
- a CDS encoding tetratricopeptide repeat protein produces MDKIAMLTEILQANPADSFARYGLAMEHLSQNNPEKALEEFAATIQHNPDYVPAYQMSGQTLAKLHRTDEAKQRLQDGLAAAQRTGNRHASSEMGALLDELELGY; encoded by the coding sequence ATGGACAAGATTGCAATGCTCACCGAAATTCTGCAGGCCAACCCCGCCGACAGCTTCGCCCGCTACGGCCTGGCCATGGAGCATCTTTCGCAGAACAACCCGGAAAAGGCACTGGAAGAGTTCGCCGCCACGATTCAGCACAACCCGGACTATGTTCCCGCTTACCAGATGAGCGGCCAGACCCTGGCCAAGCTCCATCGCACGGACGAAGCCAAGCAGCGCCTGCAGGATGGACTTGCCGCAGCGCAACGCACCGGGAATCGCCATGCTTCATCGGAAATGGGAGCTTTGTTGGATGAATTGGAACTGGGTTATTGA
- a CDS encoding acyl-CoA thioesterase: MEERHRTVAESQAERSEVIFPGDSNSLGNLFGGRLMQFIDLVGAVAAYRHARSTAVVTASMDHLDFVAPVHIGDLLILKASVNRAFKSSMEVGVKAMVEDPKTRLLRHVSTAYVTYVAVDQTGTPVMVDPVIPETEHQKRRYEDALRRRESRAEETQRKRELRKILTSDWHV, encoded by the coding sequence ATGGAAGAGCGGCACAGAACGGTAGCGGAGTCTCAGGCGGAACGCAGCGAGGTCATCTTTCCCGGTGACTCGAACTCGCTGGGCAATCTGTTTGGCGGCAGATTGATGCAGTTCATTGACCTTGTGGGTGCAGTGGCCGCGTATCGTCATGCGCGTTCCACGGCAGTGGTTACGGCGAGTATGGATCACCTGGATTTCGTCGCGCCTGTTCACATTGGCGATCTGCTTATCCTGAAGGCCAGCGTGAATCGCGCTTTTAAGAGCAGCATGGAAGTGGGTGTGAAGGCGATGGTGGAAGACCCGAAGACCCGGCTTCTGCGCCACGTGTCCACTGCCTATGTCACGTATGTTGCCGTAGACCAGACAGGGACGCCGGTTATGGTTGATCCGGTGATACCCGAAACAGAGCACCAGAAACGACGCTATGAAGATGCTCTGCGTCGCCGCGAAAGCCGCGCGGAAGAGACGCAACGGAAGCGCGAATTACGCAAGATTCTTACCAGCGACTGGCACGTTTAA
- a CDS encoding Mrp/NBP35 family ATP-binding protein, which produces MGHMGQGAPQGPQALPGIGAVVAVGSGKGGVGKTTVSVNLAIALAKLGKRVGLIDADIYGPNVPTMMGQTRQPSVTEDSMMEPLESFGVKFISVGLISPGDKPLVMRGPMLHQIIRQFLQQVKWGELDYLIVDLPPGTGDVVISLVQTVPLTGAVVVSTGSGVALQDARKALEMFHQVNVEVLGLVENMSQMRLPNGEVIDVFGAGGTASTARQYNLPFLGSVDLDPAIRAGGDRGLPVSLGGEDDAKAKAYFDIAREVMERVEEVQEDAENVLEIN; this is translated from the coding sequence ATGGGACACATGGGACAGGGCGCGCCGCAAGGGCCGCAGGCTTTGCCGGGAATCGGCGCAGTGGTGGCAGTGGGCAGCGGCAAGGGCGGAGTGGGTAAAACCACTGTCAGCGTGAATCTGGCGATTGCACTGGCTAAGTTGGGTAAGCGCGTCGGCTTGATTGATGCAGACATCTACGGCCCCAATGTTCCCACGATGATGGGTCAGACGCGCCAGCCTTCGGTCACGGAAGACTCCATGATGGAGCCGCTGGAAAGCTTCGGTGTGAAGTTCATCTCCGTGGGCTTGATTTCGCCCGGCGACAAGCCGTTGGTCATGCGCGGACCCATGCTGCACCAGATCATCCGCCAGTTTCTGCAACAGGTGAAGTGGGGTGAGCTGGATTACCTCATCGTCGATCTGCCTCCGGGAACGGGCGACGTTGTGATCTCGCTCGTGCAGACGGTGCCGTTGACTGGCGCGGTGGTTGTATCGACGGGTTCAGGCGTGGCGCTGCAGGATGCTCGCAAGGCGTTGGAGATGTTCCATCAGGTGAACGTGGAAGTGCTTGGCCTGGTTGAGAACATGTCGCAGATGCGCTTGCCGAACGGCGAAGTGATCGATGTCTTCGGTGCGGGTGGCACGGCGAGCACGGCTCGCCAGTACAACCTGCCGTTCCTTGGTTCTGTGGATCTCGATCCGGCGATTCGCGCTGGTGGCGATCGAGGATTGCCTGTGTCGCTTGGCGGTGAGGATGACGCGAAGGCCAAGGCTTACTTCGACATCGCTCGCGAGGTGATGGAGCGCGTCGAAGAAGTGCAGGAAGATGCAGAGAACGTATTGGAAATCAATTAG
- the hrcA gene encoding heat-inducible transcriptional repressor HrcA, whose product MSMADLRETGWGLHARQQAILAAAIELYVQTGEPVASQALASISGLSSATVRNVMVELADAGMLEQPHTSAGRIPTARAFRLHVEQIRGANRIAPRWLPVESRTQIDAQLQSLGGIGAFFERTPQVLAALSSGVGLALATAQPGDLLEHVHFQRLALKKVLAVVVTRSGAVRDRVLPLERDLSMNDLETASRYLNENFRGWDVERVRAEIASRAERERSEYQRLLQAAEELWSRAVPDDRSLEQSVYVEGVSNLLGAADKDSARLREMLAALEAKERVVALLTAYVNSEERSVRVVFNMEDRVPEMQGMVLVAAPAVVDGTVRGTVGVLATQRMHYENTINAVGYVAQMFAQAGNDTGDRS is encoded by the coding sequence ATGTCAATGGCGGATCTGCGCGAAACCGGCTGGGGTTTGCATGCGCGGCAGCAGGCGATTCTGGCTGCCGCCATTGAACTGTATGTGCAGACGGGTGAGCCTGTGGCATCGCAAGCACTTGCGAGCATCAGCGGATTAAGTTCTGCCACTGTACGCAACGTGATGGTGGAACTTGCTGATGCGGGCATGCTGGAGCAGCCGCATACTTCCGCAGGTCGCATCCCCACAGCTCGTGCATTTCGTTTGCACGTAGAACAGATTCGCGGAGCCAATCGCATTGCGCCACGCTGGCTTCCAGTGGAGTCGCGCACACAGATTGATGCACAGTTGCAGAGCCTTGGCGGTATAGGAGCGTTCTTTGAACGCACGCCTCAAGTGCTTGCTGCGTTGTCCAGCGGAGTGGGGTTGGCATTGGCAACAGCACAACCTGGTGATTTGTTGGAACACGTTCATTTTCAGCGGTTGGCGTTGAAGAAGGTGCTTGCGGTTGTTGTTACTCGCAGTGGCGCTGTGCGTGATCGCGTGTTGCCGTTGGAGCGCGATCTTTCCATGAATGATCTGGAAACTGCGTCGCGCTATCTGAACGAGAACTTCCGTGGTTGGGATGTAGAGCGCGTGCGTGCAGAGATTGCGTCGCGTGCGGAGCGTGAACGCAGTGAGTATCAGCGGTTACTGCAGGCGGCAGAAGAATTGTGGTCTCGTGCAGTGCCGGACGACCGTTCGCTGGAACAGAGCGTCTATGTGGAAGGTGTCTCAAACCTGCTGGGTGCTGCCGATAAGGACAGTGCGCGGCTGCGCGAGATGCTGGCAGCGTTGGAAGCAAAGGAACGCGTCGTAGCGCTGCTGACAGCGTATGTGAATTCAGAAGAGCGCAGTGTGCGCGTTGTCTTCAACATGGAAGATCGCGTGCCTGAGATGCAGGGCATGGTGCTGGTGGCAGCGCCTGCGGTAGTGGATGGAACGGTGCGCGGCACCGTAGGTGTATTAGCAACGCAGCGCATGCATTACGAGAACACCATCAACGCCGTGGGGTACGTGGCGCAGATGTTCGCGCAGGCCGGAAACGACACCGGCGATCGGTCATAA
- a CDS encoding nucleotide exchange factor GrpE, whose amino-acid sequence MKGTEETTAATDQEMVSAAEAEESNTASEAEAATVLQSEFDQIKGERDQYADRLARLQAEFDNARKREAKERAEFRDYAVGNAAEGFLGVLDNFQLALKSTGSPEQFRAGIELIAKQLDDAVRNLGVTAVETVGQQFDPRTMEALGSVETSEYPDDAVVDEIRKGYRIKERLLRPALVRVAKNNQTHQA is encoded by the coding sequence ATGAAGGGAACAGAAGAAACGACTGCAGCAACGGATCAGGAGATGGTGAGCGCGGCGGAAGCAGAAGAAAGCAATACCGCTTCAGAGGCGGAGGCTGCTACCGTGTTGCAAAGCGAGTTCGACCAGATCAAGGGCGAGCGCGATCAGTATGCCGACCGACTGGCACGCCTGCAGGCAGAGTTTGATAACGCTCGCAAGCGTGAAGCCAAGGAGCGCGCGGAGTTTCGTGACTACGCCGTGGGCAATGCTGCGGAAGGATTTCTCGGAGTGTTGGACAACTTCCAACTCGCGCTGAAGTCGACGGGATCGCCGGAGCAGTTTCGTGCGGGCATTGAATTGATCGCCAAACAGCTCGATGATGCGGTGCGCAATCTTGGCGTGACGGCTGTCGAGACAGTTGGTCAGCAGTTTGATCCGCGCACCATGGAGGCACTTGGCTCTGTGGAAACGTCTGAGTATCCAGACGATGCCGTGGTGGACGAAATCCGCAAGGGCTACCGCATCAAGGAGCGCCTGCTGCGCCCCGCACTGGTGCGTGTGGCGAAGAACAATCAGACGCATCAGGCGTAA